One genomic region from Desulfomicrobium macestii encodes:
- a CDS encoding SufB/SufD family protein gives MLNAIDRRVLKEVAELEGIPKGAYNIRKNGKLLGREVSANINIETNEKGDGIIIDIKPGTVNESVHIPVILSQAGLHDTVYNTFIVGEGADVTIIAGCGIHCGGKESEGHSGIHEFQIKAGAKVKYVEKHIALGEGTGRRILNPTTKVYMAENAQVEMELTQLGGVDEAKRFNEAKIGAGSVLLITERVMTDGDQVAESRNEVELVGTDSKTNIVSRSVIKGNSSQDFYVNLTAFAKCYGHIECDAIIMDNGSNQTIPALRALHPDAEMTHEASIGKIANDQLMKLMSLGLDYDAAVNRIIQGFLR, from the coding sequence ATGCTCAATGCTATCGATAGAAGGGTATTAAAGGAAGTTGCTGAACTCGAAGGAATTCCCAAAGGCGCTTATAATATTCGAAAAAACGGTAAGCTTCTGGGCCGCGAGGTCTCCGCCAATATCAATATCGAAACAAACGAAAAAGGTGATGGTATTATCATTGATATAAAGCCTGGAACGGTGAATGAGTCCGTTCATATTCCTGTTATATTATCCCAGGCAGGACTTCATGATACGGTCTACAATACATTTATTGTCGGGGAAGGAGCGGATGTGACCATTATTGCCGGGTGCGGCATTCATTGCGGGGGCAAGGAATCCGAAGGCCATTCCGGTATCCATGAATTTCAGATCAAGGCGGGTGCAAAAGTAAAATATGTGGAAAAGCATATCGCCCTTGGTGAGGGTACGGGTCGACGAATTTTAAATCCTACCACAAAAGTTTATATGGCGGAAAACGCCCAAGTGGAAATGGAGCTGACGCAGCTGGGCGGGGTGGATGAAGCCAAGCGCTTCAATGAAGCCAAAATCGGGGCGGGAAGCGTGCTGCTCATCACCGAACGGGTAATGACCGACGGCGACCAGGTGGCCGAATCCAGAAATGAAGTTGAACTGGTCGGAACTGACAGCAAGACGAATATCGTTTCCCGTTCCGTTATAAAAGGCAATTCCAGCCAGGATTTTTATGTCAACCTGACGGCATTTGCCAAATGCTATGGTCATATAGAATGCGATGCCATCATCATGGACAATGGCAGCAATCAAACGATCCCGGCCCTGCGCGCACTGCACCCGGATGCTGAAATGACGCATGAAGCGTCTATCGGTAAAATCGCCAACGACCAGCTGATGAAGCTTATGAGCCTCGGGCTTGATTATGATGCGGCGGTTAACCGGATTATACAG
- a CDS encoding ABC transporter ATP-binding protein, with product MLELKNITYRVPESDVDAQSPSGRTIIHDLSFTFEAGGFYAITGPNGSGKTTLAKLIMGINELTSGKIIFNGSDITKLPIHERSKAGIVYGFQHPARFKGTTFRDLLSIAAGSDDEDKLIEIISRVGVCSLEFLDKRVDSKLSGGEIKKIELATVIAKNPKVAIYDEPDTGIDLWTIGPMVELLKREQKENKTTTIVVSHNKAFLEAADTLLLIKDGKIGYSGDLAGAVSILEDSSVCKFNELCQGEDNAQCYR from the coding sequence ATGTTGGAATTAAAAAACATTACGTACAGAGTCCCGGAATCAGATGTCGACGCCCAAAGTCCGTCTGGTCGGACCATCATCCATGATTTGAGTTTTACGTTTGAAGCTGGCGGATTCTACGCCATAACCGGACCCAACGGGTCGGGCAAAACCACCCTGGCCAAGCTGATCATGGGGATCAATGAACTCACGTCCGGAAAGATAATTTTCAACGGGTCCGATATCACCAAGCTTCCCATTCATGAACGGTCCAAAGCAGGCATCGTTTATGGATTTCAGCATCCGGCCCGATTCAAGGGAACGACTTTTCGGGATCTGCTATCGATTGCCGCAGGCTCTGATGACGAAGATAAACTCATTGAGATCATTTCCCGGGTGGGCGTCTGCTCTCTGGAGTTTCTGGACAAGCGTGTGGATAGCAAGCTGTCTGGCGGGGAAATCAAAAAAATCGAACTGGCCACGGTAATCGCTAAAAATCCAAAAGTGGCAATCTATGATGAGCCAGACACCGGCATTGATCTCTGGACCATCGGTCCAATGGTGGAGTTGCTCAAACGCGAACAGAAAGAAAACAAAACAACCACTATTGTGGTGAGCCACAACAAAGCATTTCTTGAAGCCGCCGATACGCTTTTGTTGATCAAAGACGGAAAAATCGGTTATTCCGGTGATCTTGCTGGTGCGGTATCGATACTTGAGGATTCGAGTGTCTGTAAGTTCAATGAATTGTGTCAAGGAGAAGATAATGCTCAATGCTATCGATAG
- a CDS encoding superoxide dismutase: MSNDILNRESPQVLPFLPYAENALEPVISAKTIGFHYGKHHKGYVDNLKKLVAETQYADMTLEKIISETEGKSDKTAIFNNAAQAWNHAFYWQSLRPKGGGEPASVLQKKIEVSFGSLDACKKELVTAAGAQFGSGWVWLVLDSDMLKVVKTANAEVPMTMSMKPLLTIDVWEHAYYLDYQNRRADYVKAVLDTLINWDFAAENLGC; the protein is encoded by the coding sequence ATGAGCAATGACATCTTGAATCGTGAATCCCCGCAGGTTTTGCCTTTTCTGCCCTATGCGGAAAACGCGTTGGAGCCCGTGATTTCCGCGAAGACGATCGGTTTTCATTACGGCAAGCATCACAAGGGCTACGTCGACAACCTGAAAAAGCTAGTGGCCGAAACGCAGTATGCGGACATGACCCTGGAGAAGATCATAAGCGAGACAGAAGGCAAGAGCGATAAAACCGCCATCTTCAATAACGCGGCGCAAGCATGGAACCACGCCTTCTACTGGCAAAGCCTGAGGCCAAAGGGTGGTGGTGAGCCTGCCAGTGTGTTGCAGAAGAAGATCGAGGTATCCTTCGGTTCTCTCGACGCCTGCAAGAAAGAACTGGTGACCGCGGCCGGGGCGCAGTTCGGCAGTGGGTGGGTATGGCTTGTGCTGGACAGCGACATGCTCAAGGTTGTGAAGACCGCAAACGCGGAGGTGCCCATGACCATGAGCATGAAGCCGCTGCTGACCATCGACGTGTGGGAGCACGCCTACTATCTGGATTACCAGAACCGACGCGCGGACTACGTCAAGGCTGTTCTGGACACGTTGATCAATTGGGATTTTGCGGCGGAAAATCTCGGCTGCTGA